The genomic segment TTGGCTGGGTTATCTTCCTGAATGTTTATTTCCTTTGGAAGAATATTTAAATCCATTTTTTTAATCCTTTGAGGTTAAAAGTTGTGTTACCTTTACAGCTCTTTCTTTAGACATTGATGGCAAAATTTTTGCTACTTGGTCGCTTTTCATTCTCAGGAATATTTCTATGATGGTTTCATCAGGCAAACGCTCTATGATTGATGCTGCCTGTTGTCCCTTCATAGATGAGTAGATTTTTACAAGATGCTGAAGTTTTTTCTCATCCTTTTCTTCTTTTTTCTTTAAGAGATTTTCAATTTCACTACGAAGTCTTTTCAATTCAGCTATCTTTTCTTCCAACTCTTTCTTTGCAAGAGAAATACGCTCTTCTTCTTCTTTTAATTTTTCTTCTTTTTTCTCAAAAAGAGCTATTTTCAACTCGTTGTACTTTTCATCAGCAGGTTTTTTTGATTCTTTTTTCACTTCTTTAGACTCTGCAACAGAGGCAGAAGCTTCAATCTTATTCTCCTTTTCGTTGATTTGTGCGGCCACTATGAAAAAACCGAAGAGGAAAACTTTGATCAACAATATGGCAAAACAGCTTTTTAATATTTTGTTCGTTTTAAAAATCTCCATTTTTTATTTTCCCTCTTTTTTGTTTTTCCCATTTATCTTTAAACCGATTTCATCTAAGAAATTCTGTTCAGTTTTTTCCTCATCTGCTTTTGCTTTTTGAATTTCCCGAGTTTTCAATTTTTCGAGAATTTGTTTGTCCTGACAGGCTTTTTTCAATTTTTCCATTGAGGAAACAAGTGAGTTGTGGAGCTCTTGTATGACTTCGCCTTGAATTTTTATATCTCTTATAAGGTAATCGATATATTCCAGATAGGTTTTGTATTCTTGACTTGATGCTGGTTTTTTCTGAAACTTATCCAGTATCTTTTTATATTTTAAGAGATTGCTTCTTTTCTTTTTCAGATTAATCTTTTCCCTTTCAAGGTTGGATCTGATTTCAGCAACTTCAACCTGAAGCTGTTGTTCTTTCAATTCCCTGAAATCGAGAACTTTTTGAAGTTTAAATTTTTCCTTAGCCATTATTCAGATCCTTTATTTGAGGCTTCGTATTTTTTGAACAGCTGTATAAGCTGGGCAATTGACTGTTCCATACTCACTCTTTCATTTATACCCTGCTTTAAATATTCATTTATGCTGTCTATCATTTCTATGGCTTTATCAATCGAGGGATTGCTTCCCTTTACATATGCTCCAATATTGATTAAATCTTCGGCTTTCTTATAAACAGCTAAGTTTTCAATAAGTTTTTTTGCATATTCATTGTGTTCATCACTTACGATATCTTTCATAACTCTGCTTACGCTTAGCAGAATGTCTATGGCAGGATAATGGTTCCTTGCCGCTAACTCTCTTGTGAGGCATAGATGGCCGTCCAAAATAGACCTCATTGCATCCGATACCGGTTCATTGAAATCATCGCCTTCAACAAGCACAGTATAGAGCCCTGTTATACTACCGCTGTTATTTGAAAGTCCCGCTCTTTCAAGAAGCTTGGGTAACATTGCAAATACAGATGGCGTATATCCTTTCGTTGTGGGTGGTTCACCAATTGCCAAACCGACCTCTCTCTGCGCCATAGCAAGACGCGTAACAGAATCCATCATTAGAATTACATCAAGCCCTAAATCTCTGAAGTATTCTGCTATTGTAGTAGCTATGAATGCTCCTCTAACTCTAACAAGTGGGCTTTGGTCGGAAGTTACGGCAACCACGACAGACCTTCTCAATCCTTCCTTTCCCAAATCTCTTTCAATAAATTCTCTAACTTCTCTTCCTCTTTCTCCTATGAGGGCAACGACATTTACATCAGCTTTTGTATTTCTTGCAATCATTCCCATCAAGACGCTTTTCCCCACACCTGAGCCTGCAAAGATTCCCATTCTTTGACCTTTGCCGCATGTGAGGAGACCGTTGATGCTTCTTATCCCAAGATCTAATTTTTCGCTTATGATATTTTTTTCAAGAGGATTTAGAGGGTCTGCATAGATATGATATTCCTTACTGCCCCACAGCGGTCCTTTATTGTCTATAGGGTTGCCATAACCGTCAATAATTCTGCCAAGAAAATTTTCCCCAACATTTATAGATGCCTTGCTTTTGACAACTTTGATGAGACTGCCGGGACCAATGCCTCTGATATCACCTAGTGCCATTAATAAGGCTTTTCCTTCATTAAAACCGACAACTTCAGTTTCTATAGGAGATTGTCCTTCATCAGGGTAAATAAGACAGGAGGAACCAATAATTGCATTTGGGGCATATCCTTCAATTACAAGTCCAACAACCTTCGTCACTTTACCATAAAGGTCGAGAGGATTGGTTTCATTAACGACTTTTAAATATCTTTCCGTGCTGAATTCCATTTATCCGTCCTCACTCTCCTTTGGTATTTCTTCAATGAGGCGTTTCGTTAAAGTCTGAATCTGTTTTTCAATGGAAGCGTCGATTCGGTGAGTTTCAGTGTCGATTATATATCCACCTGCTTGAACCTTTTTGCTTGACTCGACTACGAGTTTTTCTTCAAAGTCTCCTAATATTTTTTCAACAACAGGATGGCAGGCTTTGAATCTTTTAAGGTCCTCCGGATTGAGAATAAGTTTGATTTTTTCAGATTTTGGAATATTTTCTAAATTTTTTTTAATTGATTCAAAAAGGTATTCCTCTTTAATGGAAATTTCATAGGTAAGTATCTTTTCAGCTATGGCAGAAGCCAGTTTCACTGCAAACTCAAGGGCGTCCATCTTCAATTCATCAGCTTTTCTATTCATTTCGGAGAGAGCTATTTTGAAAAGGTCACAAACTTCTTTGGTTGCCTTCAATGCCGATTCTTCACCATCAGAAAATCCTTTTTTGTAAGCATCTTCGACTTCATTATTTTGGGTTTTATCAACTGGTTGATGTTGATTTTTTAATACATCTTCCTTCTTTTCTTTTTCCTTCTCTTCCTTTGAAGGGACAGATGGGGAGCCAGTTAAAAGCGTCAGTTTTTTGAACTTATCGATTACTTTTTTCCGTTTAGATATTTGTTGCTGAGAATTTAGTTCTTCAAATTTGAATGGTGAAATAGTCAAAATTGATTCCTCCAAACTTATTTAAACTACCATTTCTTCTTCAGCGCCTATTCCAAAGGAGATTTTTCCGTCTTCTTCAAGTTTTCTTGCTATGGCTACAACATCCTGCTGGGCTTTTTCTACATCTTTGAGTTTCACAGGACCCATCGTTTCCATATCATCAATAATCATATCTTTGACTCTTTCAGATACATTGCTGAAAATCTTTTCTTTTAATTCATCACTGGCTGCTTTAAGAGCAAGAGCGAGTTTTTGACCGTCAACTTCTTTAAGCACTGCCTGAAGGTCTCTTCCGTCGAGCATAACAAGGTCTTCAAAAACAAACATATGTTCCTTTATCTTTTGCGCTATTTCTTTATCCATCTCAGAAATGGCATCGAGAATTTTTCCTTCAATCGATTTTGGAAGGTGATTGAGTATTTCAGCCACCGGCTTTATTCCTCCAATTGCGTTTTTCTGTTTGCCTCCAAGATTGCGCAATTCTTTTACGAGGAGTTCATCTATTTCATTGATAACATCAGGGGCGACCTCTTTCAGATTGGCCATTCGTGCAATTACATCGCTTTGGATTTTTTTGGGAAGCTTTTCAGTAATTGTGGCTGCTGAGCTTGCATCTAAACGAGAAATGATAAGAGCGATAACTTGAGGATGCTGTGACTTCAAGAAATTTGCTGCAAGTTCAGGGTCAGTCTTTTTAAGAAGCTCTATTCCTTCATCATTTATAAATTCTGTATAAACATCATCTTCTTCTTTTTTTGTTTTCATTATTTTTTCAACTTTTTTCATCAATTTTGAAGCATATGCTCTGTCTGGCTTGATAAAACCGCCTGTCCCTGCGGCTTGATTGTAAAATTCATCCATTATGGCATTTAATTCATTTTCAGAAACTTCATCGAGTTTGTTTAAATGGCTTAGGACTTCCTTTACTTCGTGGCTGTTCAAATTCTTCAAAATTTCAAAAGCCATATCTTCACCTAAGACATAAAGTAAAATCGCCGCTTTCTTTGTATACGAAATATTTGTCTCTGCCATCTTCGATTAACTCTCCTTGTTTAACCATCCTTTTATTATTTGTCCTGCAAGCTCAGGATTATTTCTTGCAAGCTCTAATGCCTTTTGTCTCGAGCCGCTTCCAATTTGCGCATTTTCTCCTGTAGAACCTTCTATTCTTTTTTCTGCTTCAGAAACCGTTATAGGATAAGTCATTGCTAATTCTTCTTTACTTAAAGGCCTTGTAATCCATCCAATTACAGGTTTGAGGATTAGGAAGTAAATGATTACTATTGATAAGAGGATTGAGAGGTATTTTATGAGGATTTCAACCATATCATTGTCAAAAAAACCTGTGGGTTCAGTTTCTGTAACCTCATCTGCTTCAAAGGGGATATTCACTACTTCTACTTTGTCTCCTCTTTCTTCTGTATAGCCCACTGCTGTTTTTACTATGTCAGTAAACTTTTTCATTTCTTCCTCAGTGCGAGGAATATATTCACTTTTGCCTGATTCATCTGATTTTTTATATGTGCCATTGATTAATACAGCTACAGATAAAGATTTAATGTTTCCTGATGGTATGACTTGATGGCTTATTGTCTTATTGATTTCATAGTTTTTGACTTCATTTGTATTTGTTGATTCCGTTGCATTTTGAACTTGTGTAAAAGATTGACTTTGTTCAGCACCGTTGCCCGTTATTGGAGTTGAAACATTTCTTTCTTCATTGAGCTCTTCGCTTCTTACAACTACAGAATCAGGATCATATTTTTCTTCTGTCAATTCTATTTGGTTGAAGTCAATGTCGGCTGATACTCGGGAGATTACATTATCCTTGCCAACGACCTTTTCGAGCATCGTCTGAATCCTTTTCTCAAGAATGCTCTCAACGGACTGTTTGTATTCAATTTGAATATTGCTTCCAATGCCGCCTAAACTGTCTTCCTTTGATGAGAGTATATTCCCTTTTGAGTCAATAACTGTGACATTTTCAGGTTTCAATCTTTCAACAGAGCCTGCCACAAGATTAACTATGCCCATTACCTGTTTTTTTGATAATGTATGTCCCGGTTTCAGTTTGAGGACAACTGAGGCTTTTGGAGGACTGCTGTTTTCTATGAAGAGCGATTCCTGAGGAATTGCAAGATGGACTCGCACATCACTTACTGCATCAAGTTTTAAAATTGTTCTTTTTAATTCTCCTTGAAGAGACCTTTGGTAATTGACCTTTTGAACAAAATCTGTCAGTCCAAAACTGTTTTTGTCGAAAATTTCGAAGCCAACGCCTCCTCCATTAGGAATGCCTTCAGTAGCAAGCTCCATTCTGATGTCATAAACTTTATCAGAAGGCACATAG from the Candidatus Schekmanbacteria bacterium genome contains:
- the fliJ gene encoding flagellar export protein FliJ, whose product is MAKEKFKLQKVLDFRELKEQQLQVEVAEIRSNLEREKINLKKKRSNLLKYKKILDKFQKKPASSQEYKTYLEYIDYLIRDIKIQGEVIQELHNSLVSSMEKLKKACQDKQILEKLKTREIQKAKADEEKTEQNFLDEIGLKINGKNKKEGK
- the fliI gene encoding flagellar protein export ATPase FliI, which codes for MEFSTERYLKVVNETNPLDLYGKVTKVVGLVIEGYAPNAIIGSSCLIYPDEGQSPIETEVVGFNEGKALLMALGDIRGIGPGSLIKVVKSKASINVGENFLGRIIDGYGNPIDNKGPLWGSKEYHIYADPLNPLEKNIISEKLDLGIRSINGLLTCGKGQRMGIFAGSGVGKSVLMGMIARNTKADVNVVALIGERGREVREFIERDLGKEGLRRSVVVAVTSDQSPLVRVRGAFIATTIAEYFRDLGLDVILMMDSVTRLAMAQREVGLAIGEPPTTKGYTPSVFAMLPKLLERAGLSNNSGSITGLYTVLVEGDDFNEPVSDAMRSILDGHLCLTRELAARNHYPAIDILLSVSRVMKDIVSDEHNEYAKKLIENLAVYKKAEDLINIGAYVKGSNPSIDKAIEMIDSINEYLKQGINERVSMEQSIAQLIQLFKKYEASNKGSE
- the fliG gene encoding flagellar motor switch protein FliG; this encodes MAETNISYTKKAAILLYVLGEDMAFEILKNLNSHEVKEVLSHLNKLDEVSENELNAIMDEFYNQAAGTGGFIKPDRAYASKLMKKVEKIMKTKKEEDDVYTEFINDEGIELLKKTDPELAANFLKSQHPQVIALIISRLDASSAATITEKLPKKIQSDVIARMANLKEVAPDVINEIDELLVKELRNLGGKQKNAIGGIKPVAEILNHLPKSIEGKILDAISEMDKEIAQKIKEHMFVFEDLVMLDGRDLQAVLKEVDGQKLALALKAASDELKEKIFSNVSERVKDMIIDDMETMGPVKLKDVEKAQQDVVAIARKLEEDGKISFGIGAEEEMVV
- the fliF gene encoding flagellar M-ring protein FliF is translated as MNQLFQQIKNIFKNLPVANRISFFVLLFLFLGAFGGIVFWGTTPDYELLYANLSPEDASAVISKLKDNKTPYKLENNGASIYVPSDKVYDIRMELATEGIPNGGGVGFEIFDKNSFGLTDFVQKVNYQRSLQGELKRTILKLDAVSDVRVHLAIPQESLFIENSSPPKASVVLKLKPGHTLSKKQVMGIVNLVAGSVERLKPENVTVIDSKGNILSSKEDSLGGIGSNIQIEYKQSVESILEKRIQTMLEKVVGKDNVISRVSADIDFNQIELTEEKYDPDSVVVRSEELNEERNVSTPITGNGAEQSQSFTQVQNATESTNTNEVKNYEINKTISHQVIPSGNIKSLSVAVLINGTYKKSDESGKSEYIPRTEEEMKKFTDIVKTAVGYTEERGDKVEVVNIPFEADEVTETEPTGFFDNDMVEILIKYLSILLSIVIIYFLILKPVIGWITRPLSKEELAMTYPITVSEAEKRIEGSTGENAQIGSGSRQKALELARNNPELAGQIIKGWLNKES